The DNA segment ACCGCGACGAGGAGGGCCGCGTTCCGCACGAGGTGGGCCGGGCCGACCGGGGCTGCGGAGACCCCGAAGCAGGAGCAGGAGGTGTCGATGCCGCGCGCGATCACCGATGCCAGGGCCGCCGTGAAGGCGACGGTCAGCCCGGTCGCGGCGGCGAAGGCCCAGGTGGCAAGCGGTGGAATCCATACGGCCACGGCGAGCACGGCCTCCAGGAGGGGCATGCCGACCGCGACCGCCCCGACCGTCCGGGCCGGGACCACCCTCATGCGCAGCACGGCGTCCGCGAACTCCCGGGGGGCGCGCGCCTTGCCCAGGGCGGAGGCGCCGAGGACCAGTGAGGCCACCAGGCAGCAGATGAGTCGGAGGTGCTCGGTCAGGGCGTTCATGGGCTCTCCCGGAATCGGCTGCCCGCATTCCCGCCGCCGCCCGTCGACGGCGGGAATGCGGTTTTACGGGGCGATATGGCTCAGCAGCCGCCGTAGATGTAGGTGTACGTGCAGGTGGGCTTCGCGGCGCAGTTCCAGGAGCAGCAGAACTTCGTCACGAGGGTCTCGCCGGAACAGTAGGTGGAGGTTCCGGCGGGGCACTGGCAGTACGCCTCGGCGGTCTCCTCACGGAGCAGGCGGGAGAGCGTGCGGTCCGCCATGTCGAGAATTGCCTGAACCATTGATTCCTCCAGGGAAGTGGAGCGGATGCGTTGGTTGATTCAGCGGTTGAGATCTCGTGACGGGAACCTACCCAATGGCTCAAGCGATTGTCTAGACCAACGATGATCTCCGATTTAAGGAAATGGAACTCCGAATTCCGATGGCTGAATATGGTCGGTAGTATGGCTTGTTTTTATTCTTAAGAAAGCGAAAAAAGGGAAAGGGGTGCGGGACCGAAGTCCCGCACCCCTCACGGTGCGCAGCGGGTGGGGCCGCTCAGCCGCGACCGCCGTGGGTGCGTTCGAAGGCCGCGAAGGCCGCCTCCTGGCGCCACTCGGTCGCCGCCTTCGGGCTGCTCGCCAGGTAGTTGGCGCAGCGCGCGCTCGGCGAGCCGTCACCGGGGCGGTCGGCCCGGCAGGCCGCCACCACGCGGTAGCCGGAGGGCGCGGTACCGGTCGCCCACAGGCTGCGGCCGTCGCGGAAGGCGTACTCCAGCGAGGCGCGGGCCAGGTCCTTCAGCTCGGTGTACGACAGGTCGTAGGTCTGGGCCGCGTACTGGTACTCGTGGCTGATGTCGATCCGCGAGACGCCCGGATCGTCGGTGGACAGCACGATCGGCACCCCATAGCGCCGGTACGCGTTGAACGGGTGGTCGTCGCCCGCGATGCCGAGGATCTGTTTGTTGCTGGAGAACGGCACCTCGACCGCGACGTGCCGCCGCGCCATCGTCCGGGCCAGGGCGCGCCAGTCGTCCTCGTGGACCAGGTCCACGCCGTGGCCGATGCGCTCGGCTCCGGCGACCCGTACCGCCTCGTTGATGTGGAAGGTCAGGTCCTCCGGCTTGACCAGGCCGGGTGCCAGCTCACCGGCGTGCAGGGTGAGGTGGGCGCCGGGGTACTGGCCGCGCAGGTACTTCAGCATCCGCATCTGGAGGCTGTAGTTCTCCAGCGAGCTGTCCCAGTCCTCCGGCTGTACGAGGTTGACCGCGACGAACCGGGAGTCGCGCTCGGCCAGCCGCATGCCCACGGCCATCTGCGTGAACACCCGGACCGGCGAACTGCCGCGCGACACCTGGGAGATCCAGCGGACGGGCAGCTTGCAGGCGGGGGCCGGGCGCGCGGTGTCGCAGTGCGCGGCCTCCCGGAACTGGACGTCGGTGTCGTCGGCCTCCTGGACCGCCTCGTCCACCACCTTGTCCAGCTTGCCGCCGGCCAGCAGCTTGCGGTGCAGCGAGGCCAGGTCGGCGTCGTAACCCACCGCGTCGGCCAGCGCCTTGGCGCTCTCCGACGCCGGGCTGACCATGGTCTCCAGATAGAACTGGTTCTGCTTGACCACGGTGTCCGCGACATTGGCCAGCATCTTGCCCCGTGCGTACCAGGTGGCCATGCCGAACTTGCCGAAGGTGTCGAAGAAGTGGTCGTGCCCGGACTCGTCGGCCGGGAAGTCCTGCATCGACCAGGCCCGGATGATCTGCTGCCGGAACGCGCCGTCCGTCTTCGAGTCGGCGGCGGGCCGGCTGCCGGGGCCGCACGGCGCGGCCACGGCCGTCATCGTCGCGTCGATGCACAGCCCCTGCTCGATCGCCAGCTTCAGCAGGTACTCGGTGGTCACCGCGCCGGACAGGTGGTTGTGCAGATCACCGCCCTTCGGCAGGGCCTTGAAGAAGGCCCGCAGCTGGGCCGGCCGGTTGCGCAGCGAGTCCAGGTGGGCGGCGGTACGGCGCTCGGCCGGTGTCACCGCGCGGGGCGCGGCCGCCCGCACGGCACCGTCCCGCGCGGAATCCGAAGCGGAAGCGGGGGCGGCGGTCGCCGGGATCGCGGGAAGCAGGGTCAGCAGCGCGAGCGCACCGCCGAACCCTGTCAGGAGTGGGGACTTGGGACGGCGGGCCGTCCGGTTGGTAGAGATCACCGAGGCATGATCGCGCCCGTCCGGGCCGTTTTTCCCCCGAATCATGCTCAGATCAGGGGACGTTCACCCGATCGAGTGAGGGTGCGGGCATGAGTGGACACCGGGCCTGTCACATCGTCGTCGGCCGTTCCGTCAGAGGGGTGCAGGTACTTCGCTCCGACCCACAGGGGACCCCTCATGGAAGCTCGACTGAACCTCTTCGCCAACCCGGTCGCGTCCAAGGCCGTGAAGCATCTCGCGGCCGCCGGCAAGGCGCTCGCCGAGACCGCGCTGCCGCCCCGCACCCTGGAACTCGTCGTGCTGCGCGCCAGCCAGATCAACGGCTGCGCGGGCTGCGTGGACATGCACACCAAGGACCTCGCCGCCGCCGGTGAGACCGCCCTGCGCATCAACCTGGTCGCCGCCTGGCGCGAGGCCACCGTCTTCACCGAGGCCGAACGGGCCGCGCTGGAACTGGGCGAGGAGGCCACCCGGATCGCCGACGCGGCCGGCGGCGTACCGGACGAGGTCTGGGCCAACGCGGCCAAGCACTACGACGAGGACCAGCTGGCGGCGCTGGTGGGCACGATCGCCCTCATCAACGCCTTCAACCGCCTGAACGTGGCCACCCGGCAGCCGGCGGGGGACTACGTGCCCGGCCAGTACGCCTGAGCGCGGGAGCGCCGCCGCCCGGAAACTTTCCGCCGGGCGGCGGTCGTTCGCGCAGCTCACACGGACGTGAAGTGGTCTGGACCACTAGCGGGGAGCGGAAACTGTTTACCGGGGGAGCTTTCTGTGGCTCACTGTGACGTGTTCGCGACAAGTAGACGCGCGTAGACCACGGCGTGAAGCGTGCTGCCCGAGCGGCCGGACGACGGCCGCTCCCCCCACCAGCAGGAGGCTCCCCATGACCACTCGCAACAGATTCACCGCAGCCGGCGTCATCGGCACCAGCGCCGCGCTGCTGCTCGGCCTGATGTCCGGCAGCGCCGCGTCGGCGCCGGTACCGGACAACCCCGTGCCCTACGGCAAGGGGTACATGGGCGTCGGCTACCTCCAGGACAGCAAGGACTTCAAGCCGGACACCCGGCATCTCGACACCACGCCGGACGCCAACCTGAAGGCGAACCCCGTGGGCATCGACGTCTCCAGCTGGCAGGGCGGCATCAACTGGAGCTCCGTGCGCGGCGCGGGCATCGAGTTCGCCTGGATGAAGGCGACCGAGGGGCTGACGTACAAGGACCCCACGTTCAGCGCCAACTACTACAACGCCTACCACGCGGGCGTCATCCGGGGCGCGTACCACTACGCCCGGCCGGACGTCTCCGGCGGCGCGGCCCAGGCGGACTTCTTCGCGAGCAACGGCGGCGCCTGGTCCCGCGACAACCTCACGCTCCCCGGCGTCCTGGACATCGAGGGCACCTGCTACGGCTACTCCCAGACCGCCATGCGGCAGTGGGTCCTCGACTTCTACAACCGGTACAAGGCCCGCACCGGCCGCGACGTGGTGATCTACACCAGCCCGAGCTGGTGGAACACCTGCACCGGGGGCTGGAACGGCATGTACTCCCGCAGCCCGCTCTGGGTCGCCCACTGGACCTCGGCGGGCAGCCCCAGCATGCCGGGCGGCTTCCCCTTCTGGACGGTCTGGCAGTACACCTCCACCGGATCGGTGAGCGGCGTCTCCGGCAACGTCGACCGGGACCGCTTCAGCGGCGACCGCTCGCGCCTGCTGGCCCTGGCCAACAACACCCCGTGACGTGACGGCCGCAGACCCCTGCCACCCTGGACACCACCTCTGACGACGGGGGAGGAGGCCGGAGCGGACCTCCCCGGCCGCTCCGGCCTCCGCGTGTCCCCACCGTTCCACGCCACGACCGTTCACGAAGGAGCACGACATGACCCCGTCCCTCAGCAGGCGCGGCGCCCTGCTCGCCGGAGCCGCGGCCCTGGCCGGCGGCCTCGCCCCCGCCGCCGGAGCACAGGCGGCCCGCGGACCGGCGGAAGGCTCACCGGCGAAAGACACGCCGACGGCCGGCCGCCCGTCCGGAGGCACCCGCCCCCACTTCGCCGCCCTGTCCCCGCTGCAACGCGCCGGACGCTGCGTGATCCACTCCTATCCGGGGCTCACGCCGCCCGACTCCCTGATGGACGCGATCGCGCAGGGGCACACCGCCGGGGTGATCTTCTTCGGCGAGAACATCCGGGACCTGACCCAGATCGAGAGCGTCGTGAACGCGATGAAGGCGGCCCACGCCTCGTCCCCGGTGCAGGCCCCGCTCCTCCTGATGACCGACCAGGAGGGCGGCATGATCCGCCGGCTGCCCGGCGAGCCGGTCAAGTCCGCCAAGGACGTCGGCGCCTCGGCCGATCCGCACTACTGGGCCGACTTCACCGGCGAGGGCGCGGGCATGAACCTCGCGGGCGTCGGCATGAACGTCAACCTCGCCCCGGTCCTCGACGTCTACCGCAAGAACGGCGACTTCACCGACCAGTACGAGCGCTCGTACAGCAAGTCGGCCGCCGCCGTGGCCAGTTGCTCGTCCACCTTCATCACCGCCCAGCAGCGCGAGGGCGTCGCCGCCACCGCCAAGCACTTCCCCGGCCTCGGCCCGGCGACCGCGAGCCAGAACACCGATCTGCGCACCGTCACGATCGGCACCTCCGCCGCCACCCTGCGCGGCGTCGACATGGCCCCGTACCGGGACGCGATAGCCGCGGGCGTCAAGCTCGTCATGCTCTCCTGGGCCGTCTACACCGCGCTCGACTCCGCCCGCCCCGCCGGGCTCTCGCCGACCGTCGTCGGCGAACTGCGCGACCGGCTCGGCTTCACGGGCGTCACGGTCACCGACGCCCTGGAGGCCGGTGCCCTCGCCCCCTACGGCGGCACGTCCGCCCGCGCCGTGCGGGCCGCCGCCGCGGGCATGGACCTCATCCTGTGCTCGGCGCGCAGCGTCGCCCAGGGGGACGAGGCGGTGACCGCCCTCAGCGAGGCACTGGGCGGCGCGATCGACCCGGCGTCCTTCGAGGCCGCGGCGGCCCGCGTGAACGCCCTGCGCGCCGGACTGTAACGGCACGGGCCCGGCGGGCGGCCGATAGATTGCGGGGGTGACCGACGCGCCCGTGTCCCCGCCCGTGCCCGGCAGCACCGCCGACGTCGTCCGTGTCTGGGACGCCCGCGCGGAGCACTATCTCCGGCTGTTCCGCGACGAGTTGGACGGCAAGCCGTACGACCTGGAGGTGCTGCGCGCGTTCGCGGAGCGGGTCGGGGCCGGTGGCCGGGTGTACGACGCGGGCTGCGGGCCCTGCGGCCATGTGACGGCTCTGCTCGCCTCGTACGGCCTCGACGTGCTCGGTATCGACCTGTCGCCCCGCTGCGTCGAACTCGCCCGGCGCGAGCGGCCCGGCTGCCGGTTCGCCGTCATGGACCAGGGTGCGCTCACCGGCGGCCCGCTCGACGGGCTGGTTGCGTACTACTCGCTGCATGATCGGCCCAAGCGGGTGCTGCCCGAGGTCCTGGCGGGCTGGGCGTCCGCGATCCGCCCCGGCGGCCAGTTGCTGATCGTGGCGAAGGAGGGCACGTCGGACCAGGTCGTCGACGATCCGCTGGGCAGCGAACTACGCGTCTACTGGGCGGAGTTCACAGCGGACGAGCTGAGCGCGGCGGTCCGGGACGCGGGCTTCCGGCTCGACGGCCGCACGGTCCGCGAGGCGTACGAGGGCGAGATCAGGGCCCGTCGCGTCTACCTCGCGGCCGTGAGGTGCTAGCTGTTCGCCCGGAGGAACGCGGTCCAGGCGGTGGGCGGGACGGTGAGGACGGGGCCGTCCGTCACCTTGGAGTCCCGGATGTGTACGGCGGCGGGGTGCGCGGCGACCTCGACGCACGCGCCGCCCTCGCTGCCGCTGTAGCTGGACTTGTGCCAGTCGTAGGCGACCTCAAGGCAGTCGCCGCCCTGGCTGCCGCTGTAGCTGGACTTGAACCAAGTGAGTCCGGTGCCGTGTGCTGCGCGGGTCATC comes from the Streptomyces sp. NBC_00525 genome and includes:
- a CDS encoding MauE/DoxX family redox-associated membrane protein is translated as MNALTEHLRLICCLVASLVLGASALGKARAPREFADAVLRMRVVPARTVGAVAVGMPLLEAVLAVAVWIPPLATWAFAAATGLTVAFTAALASVIARGIDTSCSCFGVSAAPVGPAHLVRNAALLVAVGAGFAATLLHDSGTALFPAFPEALLGLFVAICTSALIIATDVLSEVFSGPRAANTHPTH
- a CDS encoding adenosine deaminase family protein, coding for MISTNRTARRPKSPLLTGFGGALALLTLLPAIPATAAPASASDSARDGAVRAAAPRAVTPAERRTAAHLDSLRNRPAQLRAFFKALPKGGDLHNHLSGAVTTEYLLKLAIEQGLCIDATMTAVAAPCGPGSRPAADSKTDGAFRQQIIRAWSMQDFPADESGHDHFFDTFGKFGMATWYARGKMLANVADTVVKQNQFYLETMVSPASESAKALADAVGYDADLASLHRKLLAGGKLDKVVDEAVQEADDTDVQFREAAHCDTARPAPACKLPVRWISQVSRGSSPVRVFTQMAVGMRLAERDSRFVAVNLVQPEDWDSSLENYSLQMRMLKYLRGQYPGAHLTLHAGELAPGLVKPEDLTFHINEAVRVAGAERIGHGVDLVHEDDWRALARTMARRHVAVEVPFSSNKQILGIAGDDHPFNAYRRYGVPIVLSTDDPGVSRIDISHEYQYAAQTYDLSYTELKDLARASLEYAFRDGRSLWATGTAPSGYRVVAACRADRPGDGSPSARCANYLASSPKAATEWRQEAAFAAFERTHGGRG
- a CDS encoding carboxymuconolactone decarboxylase family protein — protein: MEARLNLFANPVASKAVKHLAAAGKALAETALPPRTLELVVLRASQINGCAGCVDMHTKDLAAAGETALRINLVAAWREATVFTEAERAALELGEEATRIADAAGGVPDEVWANAAKHYDEDQLAALVGTIALINAFNRLNVATRQPAGDYVPGQYA
- a CDS encoding GH25 family lysozyme, which gives rise to MTTRNRFTAAGVIGTSAALLLGLMSGSAASAPVPDNPVPYGKGYMGVGYLQDSKDFKPDTRHLDTTPDANLKANPVGIDVSSWQGGINWSSVRGAGIEFAWMKATEGLTYKDPTFSANYYNAYHAGVIRGAYHYARPDVSGGAAQADFFASNGGAWSRDNLTLPGVLDIEGTCYGYSQTAMRQWVLDFYNRYKARTGRDVVIYTSPSWWNTCTGGWNGMYSRSPLWVAHWTSAGSPSMPGGFPFWTVWQYTSTGSVSGVSGNVDRDRFSGDRSRLLALANNTP
- a CDS encoding glycoside hydrolase family 3 N-terminal domain-containing protein, with the protein product MTPSLSRRGALLAGAAALAGGLAPAAGAQAARGPAEGSPAKDTPTAGRPSGGTRPHFAALSPLQRAGRCVIHSYPGLTPPDSLMDAIAQGHTAGVIFFGENIRDLTQIESVVNAMKAAHASSPVQAPLLLMTDQEGGMIRRLPGEPVKSAKDVGASADPHYWADFTGEGAGMNLAGVGMNVNLAPVLDVYRKNGDFTDQYERSYSKSAAAVASCSSTFITAQQREGVAATAKHFPGLGPATASQNTDLRTVTIGTSAATLRGVDMAPYRDAIAAGVKLVMLSWAVYTALDSARPAGLSPTVVGELRDRLGFTGVTVTDALEAGALAPYGGTSARAVRAAAAGMDLILCSARSVAQGDEAVTALSEALGGAIDPASFEAAAARVNALRAGL
- a CDS encoding class I SAM-dependent methyltransferase; this translates as MTDAPVSPPVPGSTADVVRVWDARAEHYLRLFRDELDGKPYDLEVLRAFAERVGAGGRVYDAGCGPCGHVTALLASYGLDVLGIDLSPRCVELARRERPGCRFAVMDQGALTGGPLDGLVAYYSLHDRPKRVLPEVLAGWASAIRPGGQLLIVAKEGTSDQVVDDPLGSELRVYWAEFTADELSAAVRDAGFRLDGRTVREAYEGEIRARRVYLAAVRC
- a CDS encoding DUF397 domain-containing protein; this encodes MTRAAHGTGLTWFKSSYSGSQGGDCLEVAYDWHKSSYSGSEGGACVEVAAHPAAVHIRDSKVTDGPVLTVPPTAWTAFLRANS